One region of Trinickia violacea genomic DNA includes:
- a CDS encoding GntR family transcriptional regulator, producing the protein MSGLVPSLRVERPTTTLRELALEKMRTAIVDAHFHPGERLVERSLCGELGVSRTVVREVLRHLETEGLVASLPNQGPIVATLDADKAAQIYEIRGLLEGDAALACAASGSEAVAARLAECVANIERAFAARDHQTVLEQTGRFYEAMFEGGGKTVSWEIVQTLNARINRLRALTIASDDRGRQAVAEMKCILDAIAARDPQRAQAAAQAHVRRVAEIAAAQLTK; encoded by the coding sequence ATGAGCGGTCTCGTGCCTTCGCTGCGGGTCGAGCGGCCCACCACGACGCTGCGCGAGCTGGCGCTGGAGAAGATGCGCACGGCGATCGTCGATGCGCATTTTCATCCGGGCGAGCGGCTCGTCGAGCGCTCGCTCTGCGGCGAGCTGGGCGTGAGCCGCACGGTGGTGCGCGAGGTGCTGCGGCACCTGGAGACCGAAGGGCTCGTCGCGTCGTTGCCGAATCAGGGGCCGATCGTCGCGACGCTCGATGCGGACAAGGCCGCGCAGATCTACGAGATCCGCGGCCTGCTGGAAGGCGACGCCGCGCTCGCGTGTGCCGCGAGCGGAAGCGAGGCGGTCGCGGCGCGGCTCGCCGAGTGCGTGGCGAATATCGAGCGGGCCTTCGCCGCGCGCGACCATCAGACGGTGCTGGAGCAGACCGGCCGCTTCTACGAAGCGATGTTCGAGGGCGGCGGCAAGACGGTGTCGTGGGAGATCGTGCAGACGCTGAACGCGCGGATCAACCGCCTGCGAGCGCTGACGATCGCCTCGGACGACCGCGGCCGCCAGGCCGTCGCCGAGATGAAGTGCATCCTCGACGCGATCGCGGCGCGCGATCCGCAGCGCGCGCAGGCGGCGGCGCAGGCACACGTGCGGCGCGTGGCGGAGATCGCGGCGGCGCAACTGACGAAATAA
- a CDS encoding ABC transporter ATP-binding protein, which yields MTAAFLQIQRLRKTYDQVVAIDHVSLDIKKGEFMTFLGPSGSGKSTTLYIVAGFQAPTEGRVLLDGKPLLEVPPNKRNIGMVFQRYTLFPHLSVGENVAFPLRVRRRPEAEVKAKVEKMLKLVHLSECRDRMPAQLSGGQQQRVAIARALAYDPPVLLMDEPLSALDKKLREEIQLELRRIHQETGVTILYVTHDQEEALRLSDRIAVFDKGRIQQVGSGEDLYANPASRFVASFIGNSNFLPVRVTSNRDGRADGVFPNGRAVAGGSVNAALAAGADGTLMVRPEQMRIRAQQAASNDAGLPVTVRDITYLGDSLHYAVATPWQQEISIRMPAGARHDSGLAIGTEALVEWDARDARLFA from the coding sequence ATGACTGCCGCATTCCTGCAAATCCAGCGCCTGCGCAAGACCTACGACCAGGTCGTCGCGATCGACCACGTCTCGCTCGACATCAAGAAGGGCGAGTTCATGACCTTCCTCGGGCCGTCGGGCTCGGGCAAGAGCACGACGCTCTACATCGTCGCCGGCTTCCAGGCGCCGACCGAGGGGCGCGTGCTGCTCGACGGCAAGCCGCTGCTCGAGGTGCCGCCGAACAAGCGCAACATCGGCATGGTGTTCCAGCGCTATACGCTGTTTCCGCATCTGAGCGTCGGCGAGAATGTCGCGTTTCCGCTGCGCGTGCGGCGGCGTCCCGAGGCTGAAGTGAAGGCGAAGGTCGAGAAGATGCTCAAGCTCGTGCATCTGTCCGAGTGCCGCGACCGGATGCCCGCGCAACTGTCGGGCGGCCAGCAGCAGCGCGTCGCGATCGCGCGGGCGCTCGCCTACGATCCGCCCGTGCTGCTGATGGACGAGCCGCTGTCCGCGCTCGACAAGAAGCTGCGCGAGGAGATCCAGCTGGAGCTGCGGCGCATCCACCAGGAAACCGGCGTGACGATTCTTTACGTAACGCACGACCAGGAAGAGGCGCTGCGCCTGTCGGATCGCATCGCCGTGTTCGACAAGGGGCGCATCCAGCAGGTCGGCAGCGGCGAGGATCTGTATGCGAACCCGGCTTCGCGCTTCGTCGCGAGCTTCATCGGCAACTCGAACTTCCTGCCGGTGCGCGTCACGTCCAACCGCGACGGCCGCGCGGACGGCGTGTTCCCGAACGGCCGCGCGGTCGCCGGCGGCAGCGTCAATGCGGCGCTCGCGGCCGGCGCCGACGGCACGCTGATGGTGCGGCCCGAGCAGATGCGCATCCGCGCGCAGCAGGCCGCGTCGAACGATGCAGGTCTGCCGGTGACGGTGCGCGACATCACCTATCTCGGCGACTCGCTGCACTACGCGGTGGCGACGCCGTGGCAGCAGGAGATCTCGATCCGGATGCCGGCGGGCGCGCGCCACGACAGCGGCCTCGCGATCGGCACGGAGGCGCTCGTCGAGTGGGACGCGCGTGACGCGCGTCTGTTCGCCTGA
- a CDS encoding ABC transporter permease, protein MLLDFDRLGALRWMLLSVGGAVALFLLLPIVFIVALSFGDSQWLIFPPPGWTLEWYRQLLTDSGWIDSLLTSAKIAVIVTVLSVGLGLLASLALVRGKFRGRNTVKAFFLTPMVLPVVVLAVALYAFFLRIGLNGTLVGFVIGHLIIALPFSIIAISNSLESFDVSLEEAASICGAGPLEVKLRVTLPAIRLGLFAAAIFSFLASWDEVVVSIFMASPTLQTLPVRIWSTLRQDLTPVIAAASSLLVGLTVVLMLLGALVKRTRQA, encoded by the coding sequence ATGCTGCTCGATTTCGATCGTCTAGGCGCGCTGCGCTGGATGCTGCTCTCCGTCGGCGGCGCGGTCGCGCTGTTCCTGCTGCTGCCGATCGTGTTCATCGTCGCGCTTTCGTTCGGCGATTCGCAATGGCTGATCTTTCCGCCGCCGGGCTGGACGCTCGAGTGGTATCGGCAGCTGCTGACCGACTCCGGCTGGATCGACTCGCTGCTGACGAGCGCGAAGATCGCCGTGATCGTGACGGTGCTGTCGGTCGGCCTCGGCCTGCTTGCGTCGCTCGCGCTCGTGCGCGGCAAGTTTCGCGGACGCAACACGGTGAAGGCGTTCTTCCTGACGCCGATGGTGCTGCCCGTCGTCGTGCTGGCCGTCGCGCTCTACGCGTTCTTTCTGCGCATCGGCCTGAACGGCACGCTCGTCGGCTTCGTGATCGGCCATCTGATCATCGCGCTGCCGTTCTCGATCATCGCGATCAGCAACTCGCTGGAGAGCTTCGACGTGTCGCTCGAAGAGGCCGCGTCGATCTGCGGCGCGGGGCCGCTCGAAGTGAAGCTGCGCGTCACGCTGCCCGCGATCCGGCTCGGCCTGTTCGCCGCCGCGATCTTCTCGTTTCTCGCTTCGTGGGACGAAGTGGTGGTCTCGATCTTCATGGCGAGCCCCACGCTGCAGACGCTGCCGGTGCGGATCTGGTCGACGCTGCGCCAGGACCTGACGCCCGTGATCGCGGCTGCGTCGTCGCTCTTGGTCGGTCTGACCGTCGTGTTGATGTTGCTGGGCGCGCTCGTCAAGCGCACCCGGCAAGCGTGA
- a CDS encoding ABC transporter permease, protein MPHVMSTAVPPPAAPARRRRDWRSVRLLAPALLLLAIFFLLPVLSLLLRSVLEPAPGLQNYAQLVGSTTYLRVFGNTFLVATVVTAVTLAVGFPTAWLLAIAPRRLSSVLFAIMLLSMWTNLLARTFAWMVLLQATGPINRMLMALGIISEPLVLVNNLIGVTIGMTYIMLPFLVMPLHATLRGIDPSTLRAAAVCGASRWQAFWRVLVPLAMPGIASGALMVFVMALGYFVTPALLGGPSYMMLAELIAQLVQELLNWGLAGAAAFVLLAVTLALYALQLRFTGGAARTAYGDR, encoded by the coding sequence ATGCCTCACGTAATGAGTACCGCCGTGCCGCCGCCCGCCGCGCCCGCGCGCCGCCGCCGCGACTGGCGCAGCGTCCGGCTGCTGGCGCCCGCGCTGCTGCTGCTCGCGATCTTCTTCCTGCTGCCGGTGCTGTCGCTGCTGTTGCGCAGCGTGCTGGAGCCGGCGCCCGGGTTGCAGAACTACGCGCAGCTCGTCGGCTCGACCACCTACCTGCGCGTGTTCGGCAACACGTTCCTGGTCGCGACGGTGGTGACGGCCGTGACGCTCGCGGTCGGCTTTCCGACCGCCTGGCTGCTCGCGATCGCGCCGCGCAGGCTGTCGAGCGTGCTGTTCGCGATCATGCTGTTGTCGATGTGGACCAACCTGCTCGCGCGCACCTTCGCCTGGATGGTGCTGCTGCAAGCGACCGGCCCGATCAACCGCATGCTGATGGCGCTCGGCATCATCAGCGAGCCGCTCGTGCTCGTGAACAACCTGATCGGCGTGACGATCGGCATGACCTACATCATGCTGCCCTTCCTCGTCATGCCGCTGCACGCGACGCTGCGCGGCATCGACCCGTCGACGCTGCGCGCCGCTGCCGTGTGCGGCGCGAGCCGCTGGCAGGCGTTCTGGCGCGTGCTGGTGCCGCTCGCGATGCCGGGCATCGCGTCGGGTGCACTGATGGTGTTCGTGATGGCGCTCGGCTACTTCGTGACGCCCGCTTTGCTCGGGGGACCGTCGTACATGATGCTCGCGGAGCTGATCGCACAGCTCGTGCAGGAGCTTCTGAACTGGGGGCTCGCGGGCGCTGCGGCATTCGTGCTGCTCGCGGTGACGCTTGCGCTCTACGCGTTGCAACTGCGCTTCACCGGCGGAGCCGCACGCACCGCTTACGGAGATCGCTGA